The following proteins are co-located in the Dromiciops gliroides isolate mDroGli1 chromosome 2, mDroGli1.pri, whole genome shotgun sequence genome:
- the DMAC2L gene encoding ATP synthase subunit s, mitochondrial, with the protein MMLFGKFAPPLQSLKKFPCFSDNRHFWGWLNAVFNKVDHERIKAVGPDRAASEWLLRCGALVQYHGQEKWQKDYNNLPSGPLNKYKIKAIDATDSCIMNIGFDYLEGLEHVEKIKLCKCHYIEDECLQRLSQLKNLQKSILQMEIISCGNVTERGIISLHHLRNLQYLLLQDLPGITDLENVNQIFQNSLPSLQIKLDRK; encoded by the exons ATGATGCTATTTGGAAAATTTGCACCGCCATTACAGAGCTTAAAGaaatttccatgcttctctgacaACAGACACTTCTGGGGGTGGTTGAATGCAGTGTTTAACAA AGTAGATCATGAACGAATAAAGGCTGTTGGTCCAGACAGGGCAGCATCAGAATGGCTCTTGCGTTGTGGAGCATTGGTACAATACCATGGTCAAGAAAAATGGCAAAAGGACTACAATAATCTTCCATCTGGTCCTTTAAACAAATACAAGATAAAAGCAATTGATGCCACTGACTCTTGTATCATGAATATTGGATTTGACTACCTAG agggcCTAGAACATGTGGAAAAAATTAAGCTGTGCAAATGTCATTATATTGAAGATGAGTGTTTGCAGAGGCTTAGTCAATTAAAAAACTTACAgaaaagcattttacagatggaaatcATTTCCTGTGGGAACGTCACAGAAAGGGGCATCATTTCATTGCATCACCTAAG AAACCTTCAGTATTTGCTGTTACAAGACCTTCCGGGAATAACGGACCTAGAAAATGTTAATCAGATCTTTCAGAATTCATTACCTTCTCTGCAGATAAAATTAGAtcgaaagtaa